Proteins found in one Mucilaginibacter gracilis genomic segment:
- a CDS encoding efflux RND transporter permease subunit, whose protein sequence is MGLIKSALRKPITILVIVAGVFFFGINAVRNIKIDIFPDLNLPVIYISHPYGGYTPNQMEAYFGKQYVNLLLYVSGVKSIETKNIQGLTLLKLTFYEGTNMAQAAAEVTAFSNRAQAIFPNGSNPPFILRFDASTLPVGQLVLSSPKRTNNELLDLANVYVRSGFTSIPGLIAPAPFGGNTRTILIKVDPQLMRAHNLTADQVVAALRVNNQTSPAGNVRVGGLNYFTPSNTTIKNVKDFENIPLYKGGIQTLFLKDVATVEDGADVTTSYALVNGKRSVYLPITKSADASTWEVVQNLKKAIPRFQALLPDDVKLSYEFDQSVYVINSVKSLVTEGAIGAILTGLMVLLFLGDRRAALIVIITIPICIISGVMFLYLFHQTINIMTLSGLSLAIGILVDESTVTIENIHQHMDMGKPKALAIWDACKEIAFPKLLILFCILAVFAPALTMKGIPGALFLPLALAIGFSMITSYLLSQTFVPIMANWLMKDHNVDAKHAEKDYVLDEGHDSSEQKAAALHKAEHEPESKKSRFEKIRESYLRFVDRIIVFSKSIVTVYVLAVSALAVLLLLTIGRDVLPKVNGGQFQVRLRAPDGTRLERTEVDMVKTLHVLEDLVGKKHIAVTSAFVGQHPGQFSTSPIYLFMAGPQEAVLQVNLTEDYRVNLDELKERFRKKMKQEMPDLKLSFEPIELTDKILSQGSPTPIEVQIAGKNKKQLVAYADTIIKKLNKITYLRDVQLAQAVNYPAININIDRVRAAQLGVGVDDISRSLLASTSSSRYTEKNVWLDEKIGLSYNVQVEVPEYNMSSINDIGEIPVLSNTARPVLNDVATIKRDTTYGENDNLGALPVMSVTANLNNMDLGTANDDVQKAIKSIGKLPRGLNIETKGLTTTLVDTLDSLQSGLIVAIVVIFLMLAANFQSFKVSLVVLSTVPAVLLGSLLLLRLTGSTLNLQSYMGMIMSVGVSISNSVLLITNAEQLRMHSGNALAAAKEAAALRMRPIVMTSLAMIVGMIPMASGLGEGGDQASPLGRAVIGGLFMSTIAALFILPLVFAWVQGNTSIQSVSLDPEDKESKHYIPSHHDTK, encoded by the coding sequence ATGGGTTTAATTAAAAGTGCATTACGAAAACCGATTACTATACTGGTTATTGTTGCCGGTGTATTCTTTTTCGGTATCAACGCCGTCCGCAATATCAAAATTGATATTTTTCCCGATCTTAACTTGCCTGTAATTTACATTTCGCACCCTTACGGCGGTTATACACCAAACCAAATGGAAGCGTATTTTGGCAAGCAATACGTTAACCTATTGCTCTACGTATCGGGCGTTAAAAGTATCGAAACCAAAAACATACAAGGCTTAACCCTTTTAAAACTAACCTTTTACGAGGGCACAAACATGGCGCAAGCCGCTGCGGAGGTTACAGCGTTTTCTAACCGGGCGCAAGCCATATTCCCCAATGGCTCAAACCCGCCCTTCATTTTAAGGTTTGATGCATCAACCCTTCCTGTTGGCCAGCTGGTACTAAGCAGCCCAAAGCGCACCAATAACGAACTGCTTGATCTGGCTAACGTGTATGTTAGGTCGGGTTTTACATCTATACCGGGTTTAATTGCGCCAGCACCTTTTGGCGGCAATACCCGTACCATATTAATTAAGGTCGACCCGCAATTAATGCGGGCGCACAACCTCACTGCCGACCAGGTGGTTGCCGCCCTGCGGGTAAACAACCAAACTTCGCCGGCAGGCAACGTGCGCGTTGGCGGTCTTAACTATTTCACCCCGAGTAACACCACCATTAAAAACGTTAAAGATTTTGAGAACATCCCTTTGTATAAAGGCGGCATACAAACCCTGTTTTTAAAAGATGTTGCAACCGTTGAAGACGGCGCCGACGTTACCACAAGCTACGCGCTGGTAAATGGCAAGCGGTCGGTTTACCTCCCCATCACAAAATCTGCCGATGCTTCAACCTGGGAGGTTGTACAAAACTTAAAAAAGGCTATCCCCCGTTTCCAGGCCCTACTGCCCGATGATGTTAAGCTTTCTTACGAGTTCGACCAATCGGTATACGTAATTAACTCGGTAAAAAGCTTAGTTACCGAAGGTGCCATTGGTGCCATACTAACCGGCCTAATGGTATTGCTGTTTTTGGGCGATAGGCGCGCAGCGTTAATCGTTATCATTACCATCCCAATTTGTATCATATCGGGGGTTATGTTTTTATACCTGTTCCATCAAACCATTAATATCATGACTTTGAGCGGCCTATCGCTCGCCATTGGTATTTTGGTCGACGAATCCACGGTAACCATCGAAAACATACACCAGCATATGGATATGGGCAAACCCAAGGCCCTAGCCATTTGGGATGCCTGTAAAGAGATAGCCTTCCCTAAACTTCTCATCCTGTTTTGTATACTGGCCGTTTTTGCCCCAGCTCTCACCATGAAAGGCATACCGGGTGCCTTGTTTTTACCACTGGCATTGGCTATCGGTTTCTCCATGATAACTTCGTACCTGTTATCGCAAACCTTTGTGCCCATAATGGCCAACTGGTTAATGAAAGACCATAATGTAGATGCCAAACACGCCGAAAAGGACTATGTGCTCGACGAGGGCCATGATTCATCCGAACAAAAGGCCGCTGCACTACACAAGGCCGAACATGAACCCGAAAGCAAAAAATCGCGTTTCGAAAAAATACGGGAAAGTTATTTACGCTTTGTTGATCGTATTATAGTTTTCAGCAAAAGCATTGTAACGGTTTATGTGCTGGCGGTATCGGCCCTGGCGGTTTTATTATTGCTCACCATTGGGCGCGATGTACTGCCCAAAGTAAACGGCGGGCAATTCCAGGTGCGCCTGCGCGCTCCGGATGGTACCCGGCTTGAGCGTACCGAGGTTGACATGGTTAAAACACTGCATGTATTAGAGGATTTGGTAGGCAAAAAACATATTGCCGTTACTTCGGCATTTGTTGGGCAACACCCCGGCCAGTTTTCAACCAGTCCAATTTATTTATTTATGGCAGGCCCGCAGGAAGCCGTTTTGCAGGTTAACCTTACCGAAGATTACCGTGTTAACCTTGACGAATTGAAAGAGCGTTTCCGCAAAAAAATGAAACAGGAAATGCCCGATTTAAAGCTGTCTTTTGAGCCGATAGAGTTAACCGATAAAATATTGAGCCAGGGGTCGCCAACACCAATTGAGGTGCAAATAGCAGGCAAAAACAAAAAACAACTGGTTGCTTACGCCGATACCATTATTAAAAAGCTAAACAAAATTACCTACCTGCGCGATGTTCAACTGGCGCAAGCCGTTAATTATCCTGCTATTAATATTAATATTGATAGAGTTAGGGCTGCGCAACTGGGTGTGGGCGTGGATGATATTTCTCGTTCGTTGCTGGCTTCTACCTCATCATCCCGGTACACCGAAAAAAATGTTTGGCTCGATGAGAAAATTGGCCTGAGCTATAACGTACAGGTTGAAGTGCCCGAATACAACATGAGCAGCATTAACGACATTGGCGAAATACCTGTATTGAGCAATACAGCCCGCCCGGTATTAAACGATGTTGCCACCATTAAACGCGACACCACTTATGGCGAAAACGATAACCTGGGTGCATTACCGGTAATGTCGGTAACGGCAAACTTAAATAACATGGATTTGGGCACCGCTAACGATGATGTGCAGAAGGCCATAAAATCAATAGGTAAATTACCGCGCGGCCTCAATATAGAAACCAAAGGCTTAACCACCACACTGGTTGATACGCTGGATAGTTTACAAAGCGGCTTAATAGTAGCTATTGTTGTTATATTTTTAATGCTTGCTGCAAATTTTCAATCGTTTAAAGTGTCGTTGGTTGTACTTTCAACGGTTCCGGCGGTGTTGTTGGGTTCGTTACTGTTGTTGCGCTTAACGGGGTCAACGTTAAATCTGCAATCGTATATGGGTATGATTATGTCGGTAGGTGTATCCATCTCCAACTCGGTACTGCTTATTACCAATGCCGAGCAACTGCGTATGCATAGCGGCAACGCACTTGCCGCAGCAAAAGAAGCCGCAGCACTACGCATGCGCCCCATTGTGATGACCAGCTTGGCCATGATTGTGGGTATGATACCAATGGCATCGGGCTTAGGCGAAGGTGGTGACCAGGCATCGCCATTGGGCCGGGCTGTTATCGGCGGGCTGTTCATGTCAACCATTGCTGCATTATTTATTTTACCACTTGTTTTTGCCTGGGTACAGGGCAACACCAGCATACAATCTGTTTCTTTAGACCCTGAGGACAAAGAAAGTAAACACTACATTCCATCGCACCATGATACTAAATAA